The following proteins are co-located in the Sporolactobacillus pectinivorans genome:
- the rpoD gene encoding RNA polymerase sigma factor RpoD, whose translation MAGKASKTETELTVDQEKEQLFELGKKRGSLTYQEIANRLAPFDQEPEQMDEFYESLADQGIDVSDESDGPGADDKNKEEEFDLNDLSVPPGVKINDPVRMYLKEIGRVDLLSADEEIALAKSINAGDEEAKRRLAEANLRLVVSIAKRYVGRGMLFLDLIQEGNMGLIKAVEKFDYTKGFKFSTYATWWIRQAITRAIADQARTIRIPVHMVETINKLIRVQRQQLQDLGREPTPEEIGKEMELSPDKVREILKIAQEPVSLETPIGEEDDSHLGDFIEDQDAKAPSDAAAYELLKEQLEDVLDTLTDREENVLRLRFGLDDGRTRTLEEVGKVFGVTRERIRQIEAKALRKLRHPSRSKQLKDFLD comes from the coding sequence ATGGCTGGTAAAGCGAGCAAGACGGAAACAGAACTGACCGTGGATCAGGAAAAAGAACAGCTTTTTGAATTAGGGAAAAAACGCGGCTCTCTGACGTACCAGGAAATTGCGAACCGTCTTGCGCCATTTGATCAGGAACCGGAACAGATGGATGAATTTTATGAGTCCCTTGCCGATCAGGGCATTGATGTCTCAGATGAATCCGATGGCCCCGGTGCTGATGATAAGAATAAAGAGGAAGAATTTGATTTAAACGATCTGAGTGTTCCGCCGGGTGTTAAAATCAATGATCCGGTCAGAATGTACCTTAAAGAAATCGGCCGTGTCGATCTGCTTTCTGCTGATGAAGAGATTGCTCTGGCGAAAAGCATTAATGCTGGCGATGAAGAAGCGAAGCGCCGGCTGGCTGAGGCCAATCTGCGGCTGGTTGTCAGCATCGCTAAACGTTATGTCGGACGCGGCATGCTGTTTCTTGATCTGATCCAGGAAGGCAACATGGGCTTGATCAAAGCTGTTGAAAAATTCGATTACACCAAGGGCTTTAAGTTCAGCACATACGCCACATGGTGGATCCGCCAGGCCATTACCCGGGCTATTGCGGATCAGGCCAGAACAATCCGCATCCCTGTCCATATGGTGGAGACGATCAATAAACTGATCCGTGTGCAGCGGCAGCAGCTTCAGGATTTGGGCAGAGAACCGACACCAGAGGAAATCGGCAAGGAAATGGAATTATCACCGGACAAAGTCCGGGAAATTCTTAAAATCGCCCAGGAACCTGTTTCCCTTGAAACGCCAATTGGTGAAGAGGACGATTCCCATCTCGGCGATTTCATCGAAGATCAGGATGCGAAGGCCCCCTCTGATGCTGCAGCGTATGAACTGTTGAAAGAGCAGCTTGAAGATGTTCTGGATACACTGACGGACCGGGAAGAAAACGTTCTGAGGCTCCGCTTCGGACTCGATGACGGTCGAACAAGGACACTTGAAGAAGTAGGCAAGGTTTTCGGAGTAACGAGAGAGCGAATCAGACAAATTGAAGCAAAAGCTTTGAGAAAGCTCCGTCATCCGAGCCGGAGCAAGCAGCTCAAAGATTTTCTGGATTAA
- a CDS encoding Nif3-like dinuclear metal center hexameric protein, with translation MEHWITGQRLIERFEEWAPKKLAYENDKIGLLIGTLDKKLKKVMVTLDVLENVADEAADKHVDLIIAHHPIIFHPLKTVRSDQGQGKIVTKCIKKDIAVYAAHTNLDIADGGVNDMLAERLDLKATEILQPACSEPLFKLVVYVPEGHIEVVRQAIGEAGAGAIGTYSYCSFTSKGEGTFLPGTGTHPFIGTPGRLETTAEGRLETIVPEHLLKRTIDRMIAVHPYEEVAYDVFPMKNKGKSYGLGRIGKLSEPVLFEDYCRFVKKKLGIDGLRAVGPLQEKVQTVAVSGGDGNGLVPYARHRGADVLITGDIYYHTAHDALLAGLKIIDAGHHIETVMKKGVQHYLQKVIQQESSDTEVIVSEAVTNPFQFM, from the coding sequence ATGGAACATTGGATCACCGGCCAGCGATTGATTGAGCGATTTGAAGAATGGGCACCCAAAAAGCTGGCTTATGAGAACGACAAAATTGGTCTTTTGATTGGCACACTTGATAAAAAGTTAAAAAAAGTGATGGTGACACTTGACGTTCTTGAAAATGTAGCCGATGAAGCAGCAGACAAACATGTGGATCTGATCATCGCTCATCATCCGATTATTTTTCATCCGCTGAAAACAGTCAGATCGGATCAAGGCCAGGGGAAGATTGTTACCAAGTGCATTAAAAAGGATATTGCCGTCTATGCTGCTCATACGAATCTCGACATTGCCGACGGCGGAGTGAACGATATGCTTGCAGAGCGACTTGACCTGAAAGCAACCGAAATACTTCAGCCAGCTTGCAGCGAACCGCTCTTTAAATTGGTTGTTTATGTACCGGAAGGGCATATTGAAGTGGTCAGGCAGGCAATCGGCGAAGCCGGTGCGGGCGCAATCGGCACCTACAGCTACTGCAGTTTTACTTCAAAAGGGGAAGGGACTTTTCTTCCCGGGACGGGCACACATCCGTTTATTGGCACTCCGGGCAGATTGGAAACCACTGCTGAAGGCAGGCTCGAAACGATTGTCCCCGAACATTTGCTCAAAAGGACGATTGACCGAATGATTGCCGTACACCCGTACGAAGAAGTGGCCTATGATGTTTTTCCTATGAAGAATAAAGGCAAATCATATGGACTTGGAAGGATTGGCAAACTATCTGAACCCGTGCTCTTTGAAGATTACTGTCGCTTTGTCAAAAAGAAGCTGGGCATTGACGGTCTGCGTGCAGTTGGCCCGCTTCAAGAAAAAGTACAGACCGTCGCGGTTTCGGGCGGGGATGGAAACGGTCTGGTGCCGTATGCCAGGCACAGAGGGGCTGATGTCCTTATTACGGGGGACATTTACTATCATACGGCTCATGATGCGCTTCTGGCCGGATTGAAGATCATTGATGCCGGGCATCATATAGAAACAGTCATGAAAAAAGGTGTTCAGCACTATCTGCAGAAAGTGATCCAGCAAGAGTCCAGTGATACGGAAGTAATCGTTTCTGAGGCAGTCACCAATCCATTTCAATTTATGTAA
- a CDS encoding nitroreductase family protein, translating to MDILEAIRTRRSVRKVKDEIPPKEAILTLLDAARRAPNHFNTEPWHFFVLTGEGRTKLGKVYGKINQNGLENPDQEALDSAMEKGIAQAKRSPVVIVVTIEPSENPKVKKVEEIAATACAVENMLLTAHALGLGAIWRTGDPSYTDLMKQGFSVSDDGLVLGYLYVGYPAEDLNLKAPVRKSAEEIATWVED from the coding sequence ATGGATATACTGGAAGCGATAAGAACCCGGCGTTCTGTCAGAAAAGTTAAGGATGAAATACCGCCTAAGGAAGCCATTTTAACCCTGCTGGATGCTGCCCGGAGAGCCCCGAATCACTTTAATACTGAACCTTGGCATTTTTTTGTGCTAACCGGTGAAGGGCGGACGAAGCTTGGAAAAGTCTATGGAAAAATAAATCAGAACGGCCTGGAGAACCCGGATCAGGAAGCGCTTGACAGCGCGATGGAAAAAGGAATTGCCCAGGCAAAGCGTTCACCGGTCGTCATTGTCGTTACGATTGAGCCAAGCGAGAATCCCAAAGTTAAAAAAGTAGAAGAAATTGCGGCGACGGCCTGCGCAGTTGAAAACATGCTTCTGACCGCGCACGCTCTGGGTCTCGGAGCGATCTGGCGGACAGGCGATCCGTCTTATACCGATCTGATGAAACAGGGTTTCAGCGTTTCAGATGATGGGCTGGTTCTCGGCTATCTTTACGTTGGCTACCCCGCAGAAGATTTGAATCTGAAAGCACCTGTAAGAAAATCTGCGGAAGAAATTGCTACGTGGGTAGAGGACTAA
- the vrrA gene encoding VrrA/YqfQ family protein, whose amino-acid sequence MPPFQQNSMPPGFRESPFFSPFPPHQQRGFPQLFPSMMRQAPPIPSPPPATGGGIPGILSTLLNSGSGQSGGGINLVGMLMNAQKAIQTAQTMIPMVQQFGPLIKNAPAILSVLRSMQTSEESKETKEEETVPETTDETVDSQKHNADTVDIKEKSTKPVKAVSNTPVRQTRKKASNLWDTDDLETKPSRPRMYI is encoded by the coding sequence ATGCCCCCATTCCAGCAAAATTCGATGCCGCCCGGTTTTCGGGAATCACCTTTTTTCTCTCCCTTTCCGCCTCATCAGCAGCGCGGATTCCCTCAGCTCTTTCCAAGTATGATGCGGCAGGCGCCGCCGATACCCAGTCCTCCTCCCGCAACGGGCGGCGGCATTCCGGGCATTCTTTCCACTCTCCTGAACTCAGGGTCAGGACAGTCTGGAGGCGGCATTAATCTGGTCGGCATGCTGATGAACGCACAGAAGGCCATACAGACGGCTCAGACGATGATTCCCATGGTTCAGCAATTCGGCCCGCTGATCAAGAATGCACCGGCCATTCTCAGCGTTCTGAGAAGTATGCAGACTTCTGAAGAAAGTAAGGAAACTAAGGAGGAAGAAACCGTCCCCGAAACGACTGATGAAACAGTTGATAGCCAAAAGCATAATGCTGATACTGTTGATATTAAGGAAAAATCAACAAAACCTGTGAAAGCTGTGTCTAATACTCCAGTCCGACAAACACGGAAAAAAGCGTCCAATCTCTGGGATACAGATGATCTTGAAACAAAGCCTTCCAGACCGCGCATGTATATTTGA
- a CDS encoding sensor histidine kinase, translating to MTIIYHESFLSVSEKDLFENQLSMEIRFSLTPDGTVLNCNRNGELLVNRFGRSFFNFFSESFVGEAKNYLKSILESEEIVAALLHDRMKDNGVGTLYNGFCKDGTIFLSGFQTTLITHLAAEFVHELRNPLAVIKGFVQLSSLTQDFYKYQGTILSEIDRMYSLLESFLKLSKKNIKMQRILPDQLCSSLITLISSECTMRKVNLDYDVAYSESACSVDLSMIKQVVLNITRNALEALEASGKRERSIFFRGSVEEKGYRFALRDTGPGIENRVLKKLGQPFFTTKESGTGIGLSLSKKIVAEHQGTFCVSSVLGRGTTVSFTLPFASDF from the coding sequence ATGACCATCATTTATCATGAATCCTTTCTTTCCGTTTCTGAAAAAGACTTATTTGAAAACCAGCTGTCTATGGAGATCAGATTCAGTCTTACTCCGGATGGGACAGTCCTGAACTGTAATAGAAATGGTGAGCTATTGGTTAATCGCTTTGGCCGTTCCTTTTTTAATTTTTTTTCGGAATCTTTTGTCGGCGAAGCGAAAAATTATCTGAAATCAATTTTGGAAAGCGAAGAGATCGTTGCTGCGCTGCTTCATGACCGGATGAAGGATAACGGAGTAGGTACACTCTACAATGGATTCTGCAAGGATGGGACAATCTTTCTGTCCGGTTTCCAGACGACGCTGATCACACATCTTGCTGCGGAATTTGTCCACGAACTGAGGAATCCCTTGGCGGTTATCAAGGGATTTGTTCAGCTGTCTTCACTGACTCAGGATTTTTATAAATATCAGGGAACGATTTTATCTGAGATTGACCGGATGTATTCGCTTCTGGAGAGCTTCCTGAAATTATCGAAGAAAAATATTAAAATGCAGAGAATACTTCCGGATCAGCTGTGCTCTTCCTTGATTACATTGATATCATCCGAATGCACCATGAGAAAGGTCAATTTGGATTATGATGTCGCTTATTCTGAAAGCGCGTGCAGTGTTGACCTTTCGATGATTAAACAAGTGGTCCTGAATATTACACGCAACGCACTGGAGGCCCTTGAAGCCAGTGGGAAACGTGAACGAAGTATATTCTTCAGGGGCTCTGTGGAAGAAAAAGGATACCGGTTTGCGCTGAGAGATACCGGACCTGGCATTGAAAACCGGGTATTAAAAAAACTCGGTCAGCCCTTTTTTACAACAAAAGAAAGTGGGACAGGCATCGGGCTTTCACTGAGTAAAAAAATAGTGGCTGAGCATCAAGGTACTTTTTGTGTCAGCAGCGTACTTGGAAGAGGAACGACAGTCAGTTTTACGCTTCCCTTTGCATCGGATTTCTGA
- a CDS encoding 4-hydroxy-3-methylbut-2-enyl diphosphate reductase, with the protein MKVIKVSPRGYCYGVVDALVIARKAAMDQSLPRPIYILGMIVHNHHVTEAFKDEGIITLDASGKKRIDLLQEIDHGTVIFTAHGVSPDVRALAEAKGLTTIDATCPDVTKTHRLIEEKKADGYHVIYIGKKGHPEPEGAVGVAPGIVHLVETVEDVDQLKLDAEKIIITNQTTMSQWDVREIMNYIKEKYPQAESCNEICQATQTRQEAVAAQAKDADLLIVVGDPRSNNSNRLAQVSKEIAQTPAHRIADLSELNPDWLKDARTVAVTAGASTPTQLTKEVILFLDQFDPDNPDTWSTESTAAKNNNILPKVKLNHARPQKEVKKTQ; encoded by the coding sequence GTGAAAGTTATCAAAGTCTCACCGCGAGGCTATTGTTATGGGGTTGTTGACGCACTGGTCATTGCACGGAAAGCTGCAATGGATCAAAGTCTGCCAAGGCCTATCTATATATTGGGCATGATCGTCCATAATCATCATGTCACCGAAGCTTTCAAGGACGAAGGCATCATTACACTGGACGCCAGTGGAAAGAAACGAATTGATTTATTGCAGGAGATTGATCACGGAACCGTAATTTTCACGGCACATGGTGTTTCTCCAGACGTTCGCGCGCTGGCTGAAGCCAAGGGGCTGACCACGATTGATGCCACATGCCCCGACGTAACGAAAACCCACCGGCTGATTGAAGAAAAAAAGGCTGACGGCTATCATGTCATTTACATTGGGAAAAAAGGGCATCCCGAGCCGGAAGGTGCTGTTGGTGTAGCGCCGGGCATCGTTCATCTGGTCGAAACTGTTGAAGATGTCGATCAGCTTAAGCTGGATGCGGAAAAGATCATCATTACCAACCAGACTACAATGAGCCAGTGGGATGTTCGCGAGATCATGAACTATATTAAAGAAAAATATCCGCAGGCCGAGTCATGCAATGAAATCTGCCAGGCCACCCAAACCAGGCAGGAAGCCGTTGCTGCACAAGCAAAAGACGCGGATCTACTTATTGTTGTCGGGGATCCGAGAAGCAACAACTCGAACAGGCTGGCGCAGGTCTCAAAGGAAATTGCGCAGACCCCTGCCCATAGAATTGCCGATCTCTCAGAATTGAATCCGGACTGGCTTAAAGACGCCCGGACTGTAGCCGTCACTGCCGGTGCATCGACACCGACCCAGCTCACAAAAGAAGTCATCCTGTTTCTTGATCAGTTTGATCCGGACAACCCTGACACATGGTCTACGGAGAGTACAGCCGCAAAGAATAATAATATTTTGCCAAAAGTGAAACTGAATCATGCCCGCCCGCAGAAAGAAGTAAAGAAAACCCAATAA
- a CDS encoding DUF2624 family protein has product MIQAMINQRINQVSADELFSQATQFNIPISRNQAARVAARVRGKNIDLFHPAGQEKLRQIFIEELGPALAQELDRRFKQLMAKYQ; this is encoded by the coding sequence ATGATTCAAGCAATGATTAATCAGAGAATCAATCAGGTGAGCGCCGATGAATTATTTAGCCAGGCAACACAGTTCAACATCCCGATTTCCAGAAATCAGGCTGCACGCGTTGCCGCACGCGTGCGGGGAAAAAATATTGATCTTTTTCATCCCGCCGGCCAGGAAAAACTTCGGCAGATTTTTATCGAAGAACTCGGTCCCGCACTTGCGCAGGAACTGGACCGGCGCTTTAAGCAGTTAATGGCAAAATATCAGTAA
- the ispG gene encoding flavodoxin-dependent (E)-4-hydroxy-3-methylbut-2-enyl-diphosphate synthase, with protein sequence MSEITHRTKTRKVRVGNLTIGGSNEVIIQSMTTTKTRDVAATVAQIHRLENAGCQMVRVACPTMEDALAIPEIKRQIHIPLVVDIHFNYKLALKAIEGGADKIRINPGNIGKKENVEAVVEAAKAKHIPIRIGVNAGSLEKHILDKYGYPTADGMVESALHHIKILEDLDFHDIIVSLKASNINLAVEAYEKAARAFDYPLHLGITESGTKFSGSIKSAAGLGILLHEGIGNTMRISLSADPVEEIKVCRELLKTFGLTNAATLISCPTCGRIQIDLIKIANQVEEYIDHINVPIKVSVLGCAVNGPGEAREADIGIAGGHGEGLLFKHGEVIRKVPEDRMVDELKIEIDKLADEYFAKKKAEQEGVNI encoded by the coding sequence GTGTCTGAAATTACGCACCGTACGAAAACCAGAAAAGTGAGAGTCGGAAATCTAACCATTGGTGGGTCCAATGAAGTCATTATACAGAGCATGACGACAACGAAAACGCGGGATGTAGCGGCGACCGTTGCGCAGATTCACCGTCTTGAAAACGCCGGATGCCAGATGGTCCGTGTCGCCTGCCCGACGATGGAGGACGCGCTCGCGATCCCTGAGATTAAGCGCCAGATTCACATTCCGCTTGTCGTCGATATTCATTTCAACTATAAGCTCGCTCTGAAAGCGATCGAAGGCGGTGCGGATAAAATCCGAATTAACCCGGGAAACATCGGAAAAAAGGAAAACGTCGAGGCAGTTGTCGAAGCCGCCAAGGCGAAGCATATCCCGATTCGTATCGGTGTCAATGCAGGTTCACTTGAGAAACATATTCTCGACAAGTACGGTTATCCTACTGCAGACGGCATGGTTGAAAGTGCGCTGCATCATATCAAAATTCTCGAAGATCTTGATTTTCATGACATTATCGTTTCACTTAAGGCGTCAAACATCAATCTTGCAGTAGAAGCCTATGAAAAAGCTGCGCGCGCGTTTGATTATCCGCTTCATCTCGGGATCACAGAGTCTGGAACAAAGTTCTCCGGAAGCATAAAAAGCGCCGCCGGACTTGGCATCCTGCTTCACGAGGGCATCGGCAACACCATGCGTATCTCGCTGTCTGCCGATCCGGTGGAAGAAATTAAGGTCTGCCGGGAGCTGCTTAAAACATTCGGCCTGACCAATGCGGCGACGCTGATCTCATGTCCGACCTGCGGAAGAATCCAGATTGATCTAATCAAAATCGCCAATCAGGTCGAGGAATATATTGATCACATTAACGTGCCGATCAAAGTATCCGTGCTTGGCTGTGCCGTCAATGGCCCGGGCGAAGCACGCGAAGCGGACATCGGCATTGCCGGCGGACACGGAGAAGGGCTGCTGTTCAAGCATGGTGAAGTCATCCGCAAGGTTCCCGAAGACCGGATGGTTGACGAACTGAAAATTGAAATCGACAAACTGGCTGATGAATATTTTGCCAAGAAAAAAGCGGAACAGGAAGGCGTCAATATCTGA
- a CDS encoding NfeD family protein has product MSFLIYPAGGFIVILLASCFLFAELFVKAKGILAIMGSGLFISYFSYFLTDRASSWIVLLLVGGLALIIIDGKIFTTGIIGIFGFILMVLGCALPAPTLLYGMLVGIAFIIGSCGSLTFRRWLPTRDYLDKLTLHDKLSTDRGYNSINADYHDLVDKKGITLTPFHPVGTVKIDGRNYSAVTDGIFLEKNVRVKVVSVDGTRIVIDLE; this is encoded by the coding sequence TTGAGTTTTTTAATTTATCCTGCAGGTGGATTTATTGTCATTCTGCTTGCTTCATGTTTTCTATTTGCGGAACTCTTTGTTAAAGCGAAAGGTATCTTGGCAATTATGGGAAGCGGGTTATTCATCTCCTATTTTTCTTATTTCCTGACCGACCGGGCATCGTCATGGATTGTCCTGCTTCTTGTCGGCGGACTGGCCCTGATCATTATCGATGGCAAGATCTTTACAACCGGGATAATAGGCATTTTTGGATTTATTTTGATGGTACTTGGCTGTGCCCTTCCGGCTCCAACCCTTCTCTATGGCATGCTTGTGGGCATCGCTTTCATTATTGGCTCATGCGGTTCACTGACCTTCAGAAGGTGGCTTCCGACCCGGGACTATCTGGATAAACTGACTTTGCATGATAAGCTTTCCACTGACCGAGGCTACAACTCAATCAATGCCGACTATCACGACCTGGTCGACAAAAAAGGGATAACGCTCACACCTTTTCATCCGGTCGGGACGGTTAAAATCGATGGGAGAAATTATAGTGCGGTCACAGACGGCATTTTTCTGGAAAAAAATGTGCGCGTAAAAGTCGTTTCGGTGGATGGGACAAGAATTGTCATTGATCTTGAATAG
- a CDS encoding tRNA (adenine(22)-N(1))-methyltransferase, whose translation MIKIHLSSRLLAVLNFIPAGSRIADIGSDHAHLPCRALQEKIAVNAIAGEVRIGPFRQSQANVKEVGMADTVSVRMGDGLDVISPGEVDSIVIAGMGGELITGILERGKEKLAEGTTLILQPNIRESLLRRWLSAEGWRITDEAIVEETPHFYEVIQARRNDSGKIELAETEQMMGPVLIRNQIPVFRKKWLKRSAKLRQVLDSLEMTEQTNAVAKKKEECRNEIQMIESVLKRGQD comes from the coding sequence ATGATAAAAATACATTTATCCAGCAGGCTCCTTGCCGTTTTAAATTTTATTCCTGCTGGTTCAAGAATTGCTGATATCGGTTCCGATCATGCCCATCTCCCCTGCCGGGCACTCCAGGAAAAAATAGCGGTAAATGCAATAGCCGGAGAAGTGAGAATCGGCCCGTTCAGACAGTCACAGGCCAATGTGAAAGAGGTTGGGATGGCCGATACGGTTTCAGTCCGCATGGGAGACGGACTGGATGTTATTTCGCCCGGAGAGGTTGACAGTATTGTCATTGCGGGGATGGGCGGCGAACTGATCACGGGAATACTGGAGCGTGGAAAAGAAAAACTGGCTGAGGGCACGACGTTGATTCTTCAGCCGAATATTCGTGAATCGCTCCTGCGAAGATGGCTCTCTGCGGAAGGCTGGAGGATTACCGACGAGGCAATAGTTGAGGAAACACCCCACTTTTACGAAGTGATCCAGGCAAGACGCAATGATTCAGGGAAGATAGAACTGGCGGAGACTGAACAAATGATGGGGCCTGTCCTGATCAGAAACCAGATCCCGGTGTTTAGGAAGAAATGGCTGAAACGGAGCGCTAAATTGCGCCAGGTTCTGGATTCACTTGAAATGACAGAACAGACGAATGCAGTTGCTAAGAAGAAAGAAGAGTGCAGAAATGAAATACAGATGATCGAATCAGTGCTGAAGCGCGGGCAGGACTGA
- a CDS encoding deoxyribonuclease IV, with protein MLKIGSHVHMSGTKMLLGASEEAASFDESVMMIYTGAPQNTARKPIEKLNIEAGREYMKAHHIEEVVIHAPYIINIANTVRPETFALGVSFLRKEIDRSEAIGARQIVLHPGAHVGAGVEAGIAKIIEGLNEVLDPKDTVQIALETMAGKGSECGFRFEQLAEIMEGVKLNEKLSVCFDTCHTSDAGYDITRDFDGVLRQFDQIIGTERIGVVHVNDSKNPQGSRKDRHANIGFGCIGFEALNQVVHHPLLESVPKILETPYVGEDKKNKKPPYKYEIAMLRNQKFNKRLIEDILEQ; from the coding sequence ATGCTGAAAATCGGATCGCATGTTCATATGTCCGGAACTAAAATGCTTCTTGGGGCGAGTGAAGAGGCGGCGTCTTTTGATGAATCCGTTATGATGATTTATACCGGTGCGCCTCAGAACACCGCAAGAAAGCCGATTGAAAAACTGAATATTGAAGCCGGCCGTGAGTATATGAAAGCTCATCATATTGAGGAAGTAGTGATCCATGCGCCGTACATTATTAATATCGCCAATACGGTCAGACCGGAGACTTTTGCTCTGGGTGTCTCTTTCTTAAGAAAGGAAATCGACCGTTCCGAAGCGATCGGTGCCAGGCAGATTGTCCTTCATCCGGGCGCGCATGTCGGCGCGGGTGTGGAAGCGGGCATTGCCAAGATCATTGAGGGACTTAATGAGGTGCTCGATCCAAAAGACACTGTTCAGATTGCCCTGGAAACAATGGCTGGGAAGGGCAGCGAATGCGGCTTCCGTTTCGAGCAGCTTGCAGAAATTATGGAAGGCGTAAAATTGAATGAAAAACTGTCCGTCTGCTTTGACACCTGCCATACGAGTGATGCGGGTTATGATATCACCCGGGATTTCGACGGAGTGCTCAGGCAGTTTGACCAGATCATCGGAACGGAACGCATCGGTGTCGTACATGTGAATGACAGTAAAAATCCTCAAGGGTCCAGAAAAGACCGCCATGCAAATATCGGTTTCGGCTGTATCGGTTTTGAAGCCTTGAATCAAGTGGTCCATCACCCGCTGCTGGAGTCGGTTCCCAAAATTCTTGAGACTCCGTATGTAGGGGAGGATAAGAAAAATAAGAAACCTCCCTATAAGTATGAAATTGCCATGCTGAGAAACCAGAAATTCAATAAGAGGCTGATTGAAGACATCTTGGAACAATAA